From Vanessa cardui chromosome 11, ilVanCard2.1, whole genome shotgun sequence, the proteins below share one genomic window:
- the LOC124533716 gene encoding UV excision repair protein RAD23 homolog A, giving the protein MLVTLKTLQQQTFQIEIDPDETVKALKLKIEVEKGKNYAADQQKLIYAGKILLDDNKLRIYNIDEKKFIVIMVTKPKSSDHQQASSTSAPEAGESASTESGDGNAKAAEENPKPTPETEPERAAEPPITANELDFETTVQSIMDMGYNRQQVEQALRASFNNRERAVEYLITGIPEELLQEQEAEESSDDDPLGFLRDQPQFQQMRAVIQQNPNLLNTVLQQIGQTNPALLQAISQHQQAFVRMLNEPVNTPPTAAAAAAAAAAVVAPDEIATDNPPQSQNVIQISPQDKEAIERLKALGFPEHMVIQAYFACEKNENLAANFLLSQNFDD; this is encoded by the coding sequence atgttggTGACACTAAAAACTTTACAACAACAAACTTTTCAAATAGAAATTGATCCGGATGAAACAGTCAAAGCATTGAAGCTTAAAATTGAAGTTGAAAAAGGTAAAAATTATGCGGCAGATCAGCAAAAACTTATTTATGCGGGAAAAATTCTTCTTGATGACAATAAACtgcgtatatataatatagatgagAAAAAATTCATCGTTATAATGGTGACTAAACCTAAATCTTCGGATCATCAACAAGCATCATCGACCTCGGCGCCAGAGGCCGGAGAAAGTGCTTCAACGGAAAGTGGTGACGGTAACGCTAAAGCTGCAGAAGAAAATCCAAAACCAACACCTGAAACGGAACCCGAACGTGCTGCTGAGCCACCTATTACTGCTAATGAACTTGATTTTGAAACAACTGTTCAGAGCATAATGGATATGGGATATAATAGACAACAAGTTGAACAAGCACTTCGAGCATCATTCAATAATCGTGAAAGGGCTGTGGAATACCTTATAACTGGTATTCCAGAAGAATTGCTCCAAGAACAAGAAGCTGAAGAAAGCTCTGATGATGATCCATTAGGGTTCCTTCGTGATCAACCCCAATTTCAACAAATGCGTGCAGTAATTCAACAGAACCCTAATTTGCTAAATACTGTACTGCAACAAATTGGTCAAACTAATCCAGCTCTTTTGCAAGCCATAAGTCAACACCAACAAGCATTTGTAAGGATGCTTAATGAACCTGTAAATACTCCCCCaactgctgctgctgctgcggCTGCAGCAGCTGCTGTTGTTGCTCCAGATGAAATTGCCACTGATAATCCACCACAATCTCAGAATGTTATTCAAATATCTCCTCAAGATAAAGAGGCAATTGAGCGATTAAAAGCATTGGGTTTTCCAGAACATATGGTGATACAAGCTTATTTTGCGTgtgaaaaaaatgaaaatcttgcAGCCAACTTTTTACTGTCTCAAAATTTTgatgattaa